GCCTCCGCAGGACCTGCGGTGGCTGCTCGGCAACGAGATACTGCTGGTGGGGTCGCTGGGCGCGGCCGTGGTGGCGTCGCTGGGGCTGCTGCTGCTGGTTGGCAAGAGCCGGTGGGACCGGAAGAAAGTGGCGGAACTCCGGGAGGAACTGGCCGCGGCGCGGAAGGCAGCGTAGCGTGAATGGACCTTGTGGCGTTGATCGCAGCGTGGAAACAACCGGAACGGGCCGCGGATTTGCTCGGCTACCGGAAGCGGGCGGTGCCCCTGAGCCAGGCGCCGCCCAGGGACGCGCTGGCGCGGCTTCAGGCGGCCGATGTGGCGCAGGACGCACGGATGACGAAATGGGGAGAGAAGCGCTACGGGAGGCAGTGGAATTCACTGCCCCCGCGCTTCCGCGAGTTTCTTTCGCGGGAATGGACGGACGATGAGCCACCGGATCCTCAAACAGGAACAGGTTGAAGCGTCGGGCGAAGCGGCGTCGGTCGTCGAACAGGCGCGTCGCGAGGCGGCGGCGATCGTGGAGGCCGCGAAGTCGGAAGCCGACCGCACAGCGGCGGCAGCGCGGGAACGCGGGTACGCCGAGGGGCTGGCGCAGTGGAACGCGGCGGTGCAGGACGTGCTGGCCGCGCGCGAGCGCTTCGTGACGTCGTGCGAGCCGGAGATCGCGAAGATCGCAGTGAAGGTGGCGGGGAAGATCCTGGGCGAGGAACTACGCTCCGATCCGCTGTTGATCAACCGCATTGTGGGCGAAGCGCTACGCGGCGTGCGGGCGGAGCGTTCGATCACGATCGCGGTGCATCCGGCGGCGGTGGAGACGGTACGCGGACGAACGGACGCGCTCGAAGCGCAGGCGGGCGGCGAGTGCCATATCCGCGTTGTAGGGCGCGATTCGGTGGGTGAGGGCGGGTGCCTGATCGAAACGGAGCTGGGCACGATCGATGCGCGCCTCGACGTGCAGCTCCGATGCCTCGAACAGGTGCTGCTGCGGGAACTGGAGGACTAGGGCGATGGCGCTGGCCAAGCTCGGGACGCTGCTCGAGGCGATCGACCGCGCCACTCCGGTTCAAGTGAAAGGCCGCGTGCGCGAAGTGGTGGGCCTGCTGGTGCGCGCCACTGTGCCGGATGCGCGCGTCGGTGAGTTGTGCTTGATCCAGACGGGGCGCTCGGGGAAGCCGGTGAAGGCGGAGGTCGTCGGGTTTCAGGGCGCGGACGTGCTCCTGATGCCGTTGGGCGATCTTGTCGATATTGGGCCGCAGAGCGAGGTAATCCCGACTGGCGGGTGCCTGACAGTGCCGGCCGGAGACGCACTGCTCGGCCGCGTGCTGAACGGGCTTGGGGAGCCCATGGACGAGGAGTTCCAGGGTCCGCTGAAGACCGAAGCGCGGTATCCGGTGTACGGGAATCCCCCCGACCCGCTTCGGCGGCAGCGGGTGACGAAGCCGATCTCGATCGGCATTCGCGCGATCGATTCCGTGCTCACGTGCGGCGAAGGGCAGCGCATCGGGCTTTTCGCGGCGGCTGGCGTGGGCAAGAGCACGCTGCTCGGGATGATCGCGAGAAATGCGGCGTCCGACGTGAACGTGATCGTGCTGGTGGGCGAGCGCGGACGCGAGGTACGGGATTTTCTGGAGCATGACCTCGGGCCGGAGGGGATGAAAAGGTCCGTCGTGGTCTGCGCGACATCGGACCGCCCGTCGCTTGTCCGGCTAAAGGCGGCGTACGTGGGCACGGCGATCGCCGAGTATTTCCGGAACCAAGGCAAGCGCGTGATGCTGATGATGGACTCGGTGACGAGGTTCGCGCGAGCGCAGCGCGAAGTCGGTCTGGCGTGCGGCGAACCGCCGGCTCGCGCGGGATACACACCGTCGGTATTCGCGGAACTGCCGAAGCTGCTGGAGCGGGCGGGCAATTCCGATGTGGGGTCGATCACCGCGTTCTACACGGTGCTGGTGGCTGGCGACGACATGAACGAACCGGTGGCCGACGAGGTGCGGTCCATTCTCGACGGGCACATCATTCTTT
This DNA window, taken from Bryobacteraceae bacterium, encodes the following:
- the sctL gene encoding type III secretion system stator protein SctL → MSHRILKQEQVEASGEAASVVEQARREAAAIVEAAKSEADRTAAAARERGYAEGLAQWNAAVQDVLAARERFVTSCEPEIAKIAVKVAGKILGEELRSDPLLINRIVGEALRGVRAERSITIAVHPAAVETVRGRTDALEAQAGGECHIRVVGRDSVGEGGCLIETELGTIDARLDVQLRCLEQVLLRELED
- the fliI gene encoding flagellar protein export ATPase FliI, which produces MALAKLGTLLEAIDRATPVQVKGRVREVVGLLVRATVPDARVGELCLIQTGRSGKPVKAEVVGFQGADVLLMPLGDLVDIGPQSEVIPTGGCLTVPAGDALLGRVLNGLGEPMDEEFQGPLKTEARYPVYGNPPDPLRRQRVTKPISIGIRAIDSVLTCGEGQRIGLFAAAGVGKSTLLGMIARNAASDVNVIVLVGERGREVRDFLEHDLGPEGMKRSVVVCATSDRPSLVRLKAAYVGTAIAEYFRNQGKRVMLMMDSVTRFARAQREVGLACGEPPARAGYTPSVFAELPKLLERAGNSDVGSITAFYTVLVAGDDMNEPVADEVRSILDGHIILSRDMAARGHYPAIDTLQSVSRVMNAVTEEGHKRTARKLRETLATYEKQKDLILLGAYERGADSRVDFAISKIEEIEEFLQQGTHEQAAFSETVDRLERMFG